A genomic segment from Malaclemys terrapin pileata isolate rMalTer1 chromosome 1, rMalTer1.hap1, whole genome shotgun sequence encodes:
- the TMEM121B gene encoding transmembrane protein 121B — MHRAVSNQRSGSSSSSSGSFQPPPPPPAHPAADLQPLFLGGRSRRVSGSSSGSARARSSSSSGGEEEEESISKPLVPAPAAPAPAASSPASSSSSSSGCSMTAGELYGGAGPAGAAAAAATAGGLLWPGGGSGGSRWGYKALSLVLLLGQGALLDLYLIAVTDLYWCSWIATDLVLAAGWGIFFCRNSRARRRERPPPGHPPPPPLHPLLLHPPHGGRGAGRAGGPLRGGDFAYAHLAWLIYSIAFTPKAALILGTSILELIELRLPLGTTGFRVTLALSAPLLYCLLRAIGPDGAGQLLLPPQPPPQHRAAAAFLATCLDLLDSFTLLELVLQPGRPAPLPGPLRYLLIAVYFLCLASPVLWLYELSAARPPGAARLALHLLLPAGLLDAPLLALRCLLLLRYQQPLSIFMLKNLFFLACRGLEAMETCCLLRPAAGGAKYSAAPGPGPGAAQLSHCISENDMGPHGYVNTLAVSAQN, encoded by the coding sequence ATGCACCGAGCTGTCTCCAACCAGCGCtcgggctcctcctcctcctcctccggctccttccagccgccgccgccgccacccgCTCACCCCGCcgccgacctgcagcccctcttcCTGGGCGGCCGCAGCCGGCGCGTGTCGGGCTCCAGCTCGGGCTCGGCCCGggcccgcagcagcagcagcagcgggggcgaggaggaggaggagagcatcAGCAAACCCctggtgccggccccggccgccccggcccccgccgcctcctccccggcctccagcagcagcagcagctcgggcTGCAGCATGACGGCGGGGGAGCTGTACGGGGgcgcgggcccggccggggcggcggcggcggcggcgacCGCCGGAGGGCTGCTGTGGCCGGGCGGGGGCTCCGGCGGGTCGCGCTGGGGCTACAAGGCGCTgtccctggtgctgctgctggggcagggcgCGCTGCTGGACCTTTACCTGATCGCCGTCACCGACCTCTACTGGTGCAGCTGGATCGCCACCGACCTGGTGCTGGCGGCCGGCTGGGGCATCTTCTTCTGCCGCAACAGCCGGGCCCGGCGCCGGGAGCGCCCCCCGCCGGGTCACCCTCCGCCCCCGCCGCTGCACccgctgctgctgcaccccccgcACGGCGGCCGGGgcgcgggccgggctgggggccccCTGCGGGGAGGGGACTTCGCCTACGCGCACCTGGCCTGGCTGATCTACTCCATCGCCTTCACCCCCAAGGCGGCGCTGATCCTGGGCacctccatcctggagctgatcGAGCTGCGCCTGCCGCTGGGCACCACCGGCTTCCGCGTCACCCTGGCGCTCTCCGCCCCGCTGCTCTACTGCCTGCTGCGGGCCATCGGCCCCGACGGCGCcggccagctgctgctgccgccccaGCCCCCGCCGCAGCACCGCGCGGCCGCCGCCTTCCTGGCCACCTGCCTCGACCTGCTGGACAGCTTCACCCTGCTGGAGCTGGTGCTGCAGCCCGGCCGCCCGGCCCCGCTGCCCGGCCCGCTGCGCTACCTGCTCATCGCCGTCTACTTCCTCTGCCTGGCCTCGCCCGTGCTCTGGCTCTACGAGCTCAGCGCCGCCCGGCCGCCCGGCGCCGCCCGCCTGGCCCTGCACCTGCTGCTGCCCGCCGGGCTGCTGgacgcgccgctgctcgccctgcgctgcctcctgctgctgcgCTACCAGCAGCCGCTCTCCATCTTCATGCTCAAGAACCTCTTCTTCCTGGCCTGCCGCGGCCTCGAGGCCATGGAGACCTGCTGCCTGCTCCGCCCCGCCGCCGGGGGCGCCAAGTACAGCGCGGCCCCTGGCCCGGGCCCCGGCGCcgcccagctcagccactgcaTCTCCGAGAACGACATGGGGCCCCACGGCTACGTCAACACCCTGGCGGTCAGCGCCCAGAactga